Part of the Chloroflexota bacterium genome is shown below.
AAGGCAACGATGCTCGATGAGGGTACTTTGGTTAATTAGTGTTTTATCTAGCACTGGGTTGGCGCTTTTGAGCCTACCACAGCTACTCCGATCTGCTCAGCAACGACGCTGGGCAGCTTGGTTTTTAGCCTTATTTGCGATTGGCAATGGGCTTTGGCTAAGCCAACCTTGGCAAATTTGGGGCCGAATTTTCGCCATATGGATTCCATGCTACCTGGCATTTAAAGGTTGGCGTTTGCTCTATAGCCCGCATGCCCAAACCAAACAACTTGGCTTTTGGCGTAGTTTGGGGTTTATTTTGTGGCTGGGGATGGAGCTTGAGCCATGGGAATTGCCGCGCCAGCCTGATCTTGCTTGGCGCAAAAACCTGCTGATCGGCGCATTATGGCTAAGTTTAGGGCTAGCGATTGGCTTGCTGGCTTGGTGGTTGCCCGCCCCAAACACCGATCTATGGTTGCTTTGGCGCTGTTGGCTAGCCTTGGTCGGCTTGGTAATTGGCCTCTTTTTTGGGGTTACGCGGCTCTATTTGGCGCTCTGGCAGGCTTTTGGCTGGCAAGTTCAACCCTTATTTTTGCAACCAATTTATGCGCGTTCGGTTAGCGAATGGTGGGGCAAGCGCTGGAATTTAGCGGTGCATACGGTGTTGAGTTTGGTGTTTTGGCAACCACTCAAACCAATCATTGGTTGGCGCTGGGCGGCGGCGGTGGTCTTTATCGCCTCAGGCTTGTTGCACGAATTGTTGTTGAGCTATCCGGCGGCAGGCGGTTGGGGCTGGCCACTTGGCTATTTTGTGGTGCAAATTGGAGCGACCAGTTTGGAGCGGCTGCGCAGCGTGCGGGCTTGGTTACGCCAGTCAGATCGTCGTCAGGCAAGTTGGACACTGAGTTGGATCATCATTCCTGCGCCGTTATTATTTCGGCCTGAACTTATTTTGGGCTTGTTTGCTGAACATCTAACGTAGCGCCACTAACGCCCCGAAACGCCCAGCAACTCCGGCATAATGGCCAAAAAAGGCCGTATCAGGGCAAGCAGTGCAAAGGTCGATTGAGTGAATATTGCTGGTTTGTACGCCAGTTTGTTCGAGTATATGACCAATCATGCGAGGTAAATCGAAGAAATATTGCTCATCGCGGATGATAATGCCTGGCGCGTTGGGGCCGTGGCGTTGGAAGAAGGCTGGAGAAACAACCTGTGCCCATGTCAGCGATTGGGCTAATGCATAGCAACATGGGCCAACGGTTGGGCCGATGCCGACCACCAAATCGCTAGGTTGACAGGCAACTAAGTGACACAACGCCTCAATCGTATTTTCTAAAACGTTATTGACCGTGCCAACCAAACCAACGTTGACCAAGGCCACTGCTTTGCCTTGGCGCGTGGTAATAATCACTGGAGCAGCATCGCCAACCACCATAAATAGCGCCAAATTGCGAGTCGTAGTAATCAGGCTATCAACCCCTTGTTGATTGGGAATACCTTGTGCATTGATAAAACTCAGATCGCGCGGTG
Proteins encoded:
- a CDS encoding membrane bound O-acyl transferase family-domain-containing protein produces the protein MRVLWLISVLSSTGLALLSLPQLLRSAQQRRWAAWFLALFAIGNGLWLSQPWQIWGRIFAIWIPCYLAFKGWRLLYSPHAQTKQLGFWRSLGFILWLGMELEPWELPRQPDLAWRKNLLIGALWLSLGLAIGLLAWWLPAPNTDLWLLWRCWLALVGLVIGLFFGVTRLYLALWQAFGWQVQPLFLQPIYARSVSEWWGKRWNLAVHTVLSLVFWQPLKPIIGWRWAAAVVFIASGLLHELLLSYPAAGGWGWPLGYFVVQIGATSLERLRSVRAWLRQSDRRQASWTLSWIIIPAPLLFRPELILGLFAEHLT
- a CDS encoding polyphenol oxidase family protein, giving the protein MLNVPSVASSSLDPEVASPIVRVSGLVGLPFLQHGFSTRTCGNLATRYGPPAEVGAARRTFARVAGIDAGRVAHFALTHSSRVGLVSDPDSMPIDSTPHRISVRGLLADASPRDLSFINAQGIPNQQGVDSLITTTRNLALFMVVGDAAPVIITTRQGKAVALVNVGLVGTVNNVLENTIEALCHLVACQPSDLVVGIGPTVGPCCYALAQSLTWAQVVSPAFFQRHGPNAPGIIIRDEQYFFDLPRMIGHILEQTGVQTSNIHSIDLCTACPDTAFFGHYAGVAGRFGALVALR